In Yarrowia lipolytica chromosome 1F, complete sequence, a genomic segment contains:
- a CDS encoding uncharacterized protein (Compare to YALI0F19382g, weakly similar to uniprot|Q9C2K7 Neurospora crassa Related to nuclear protein SA-1, similar to Saccharomyces cerevisiae IRR1 (YIL026C); ancestral locus Anc_7.201), whose product MVLTPAYHDDASDSDEPVVQTRRTKRHKTNSGNGNANTNQLIDLPDEADATPNYLYDALCDSESSLTELARGWIESYEENSTFAIRDFVNMILRLAGCHDVIETHDIEEGDSAAATVAQLQDHVRNKSAAQYPLVNKKPPHKFLRDHLNEFLRHLVTFASDKDLLYDDESAEGNVIDNLLIWVSALSSSKLRPFRHTATVVSLMFLTNLCNVYSSVLELKEDNEKVLTNAASGKGRASKGRSDERVSAAKDTIETCSNKIGKLANFMNDIFETCFVNRYRDVDARIRSECVLQLNNWIENLPSVFFEDQYLRYFGWLLFDTDPGVRESVVNGLANLFDTLNTSGFLHFTERFRSRLVEMAQSDSDLDVRAGVIEFLVLLQQAGFLEQDNVDKVIMLLLDANDVVREQVVDFIVDYCNEQSEDEIKNMGRKVKAVKSVDAKWVTYKSVVSVVSSAIALPRDNESEENEDDDESSNANIEVGATIAEDLTQHYESEDVKKLLSYLLFDPSSLSKDKFEEQLSTILQLSASQQTFLLQLISACVEGVFKEAKGSRKAQDSNDTETISSLIIDETPALLDKFSSSSDMLTLILQLHSKVDLSLYTVKRLEDQFSELHSTICRIFKTHHNRQTQLQCVKFLASAKKQDIFPESTLPKLADLMAEISSDFANVLSDPAADWNTIASATQRVEVLCQFMPFSEISSDDSLLDEVIAKVKSAVEDDDANTEIGDFINSAINLLRLQLLWSITNSDSSSDSASDFISEVLGAMKEVFMKEDMPISATIKTAGLFLEILVALKIKDKLTSVGDIIDNDVQARIMYLFINAEYTYFEDLGEDAPAIERLPALLSSDDEEQLEANLESKNPLEDLQWLLSKISLAVTAKILDEKWNSRLTLNQKLYG is encoded by the coding sequence ATGGTACTAACTCCAGCATACCACGACGACGCCTCTGATTCAGACGAGCCTGTAGTCCAGACACGACGAaccaaacgacacaaaaccaacagCGGAAACGGCAACGCTAACACCAACCAGCTAATCGATCTTCCAGATGAGGCTGATGCGACTCCAAATTATCTGTACGATGCTCTATGCGATAGCGAGTCTTCTTTGACGGAGCTGGCACGTGGTTGGATCGAAAGCTACGAGGAAAACTCGACTTTTGCCATCCGGGACTTTGTCAACATGATTCTACGTCTAGCCGGATGCCATGACGTGATTGAGACCCACGACATTGAAGAGGGagactcagcagcagccaccgTGGCCCAGCTGCAGGACCACGTTCGAAACAAGTCGGCGGCGCAGTACCCCCTGGTTAACAAGAAACCGCCGCACAAATTTCTGCGGGACCATCTCAACGAGTTTCTGCGTCACCTGGTCACCTTTGCCAGCGACAAGGACCTGCTCTACGACGACGAGAGTGCCGAGGGCAACGTCATCGACAACCTGCTCATCTGGGTGTCTGCACTGTCGTCTTCAAAGCTGCGGCCTTTCCGTCATACGGCCACTGTAGTGTCTCTCATGTTTCTGACGAACCTGTGCAACGTGTACAGCTCTgttctggagctcaaggaggacaatgAGAAGGTGCTGACGAATGCGGCATCAGGCAAGGGCCGTGCTTCCAAAGGAAGAAGCGATGAACGAGTCAGCGCAGCCAAGGACACTATCGAGACATGCTCCAACAAGATTGGCAAGCTGGCCAACTTCATGAACGACATTTTTGAAACTTGCTTTGTAAACCGATACCGAGACGTGGACGCACGAATCCGAAGTGAGTGTGTTCTGCAGCTCAACAACTGGATCGAAAACTTGCCGTCTGTTTTCTTTGAAGACCAGTATCTTCGATACTTTGGCTGGCTGCTGTTTGATACCGATCCCGGTGTACGAGAGTCGGTGGTCAACGGTCTGGCCAATCTTTTTGATACCCTCAACACTTCAGGTTTCTTGCATTTTACCGAACGATTCAGATCTCGTCTGGTAGAGATGGCTCAGAGCGACAGCGATCTGGATGTGCGGGCTGGAGTGATTGAGTTCCTCGTGCTTCTGCAGCAGGCCGGGTTCCTTGAACAGGACAATGTAGACAAGGTGAtaatgctgctgctggatgcCAATGACGTGGTCAGAGAGCAGGTGGTTGATTTCATCGTGGACTACTGCAACGAGCAGAGTGAAGACGAAATCAAAAACATGGGCAGGAAGGTCAAGGCTGTCAAGAGTGTCGACGCCAAATGGGTCACCTACAAGAGTGTCGTGTCTGTGGTAAGCAGTGCTATCGCCTTGCCTAGGGACAACGAATCGGAAGAGAacgaagatgatgatgagagCTCAAATGCAAACATTGAAGTCGGAGCCACCATCGCCGAGGACCTTACGCAACATTACGAGTCCGAAGATGTTAAGAAACTGCTTTCATACCTGCTGTTTGATCCTTCTTCGTTATCCAAGGACAAGTTTGAGGAGCAGCTGAGCACCATTCTGCAGCTCTCTGCCAGCCAACAGACGTTCTTGTTGCAACTAATCTCTGCTTGTGTGGAGGGTGTTTTCAAGGAGGCGAAGGGCTCCAGAAAGGCTCAAGATTCGAACGATACAGAGACTATCTCCTCTCTGATCATCGACGAGACTCCTGCTCTGTTGGACAAGTTTTCGTCTTCGTCTGACATGCTGACTTTGATCCTGCAGTTGCATTCCAAAGTCGACTTGTCTCTCTACACTGTCAAGCGACTCGAAGACCAGTTCTCTGAGCTGCACTCTACCATTTGCCGTATTTTCAAGACCCATCACAACCGACAGACCCAGCTACAGTGTGTCAAGTTCCTTGCATCTGCCAAAAAGCAGGATATTTTCCCCGAATCCACGCTTCCAAAGCTCGCTGACTTGATGGCTGAAATTTCCAGCGACTTTGCCAACGTACTGTCGGACCCTGCAGCTGACTGGAACACAATTGCCTCCGCTACTCAGAGAGTTGAGGTCCTGTGTCAGTTTATGCCCTTCTCTGAAATATCTTCTGACGACTCTCTTCTGGACGAAGTGATCGCGAAGGTCAAGTCTGCTgttgaagacgacgatgCAAACACCGAGATTGGCGACTTCATCAACTCTGCCATCAACCTGCTTcgtctccagctgctctGGTCCATTACAAACAGCGATTCGTCTTCCGACTCGGCGTCAGATTTTATTTCCGAGGTCCTGGGTGCCATGAAGGAGGTGTTCATGAAGGAGGATATGCCTATTAGTGCCACTATTAAGACGGCAGGCCTCTTTTTGGAGATTCTCGTTGCACTGaagatcaaggacaagcTTACCTCGGTAGGCGATATCATTGACAATGATGTACAGGCACGTATCATGTACCTGTTCATCAATGCCGAGTACACATATTTCGAGGATCTTGGGGAAGACGCTCCTGCGATTGAGCGACTTCCCGCTCTGTTATCGtcggacgacgaggaaCAACTTGAGGCTAACCTGGAGTCCAAGAACCCGTTGGAGGACTTGCAGTGGCTGCTGTCGAAGATCTCCTTGGCTGTGACAGCTAAGATCTTGGACGAAAAGTGGAACTCACGACTGACACTTAACCAGAAGTTGTATGGGTAA
- a CDS encoding uncharacterized protein (Truncated form of YALI0F19316g, no similarity): MYYSNLYQDPLYQVAQKSPSTDSRSSDSASTTPTTPTSTHDFVYPSNYQYLSYKHTNPSRRNQGPSDDIPPVPEMPPIEALDLSPSGTGNTATTATATYPNVALSKRRSQAHINRDSNSSGSVSSRRMYDQRHQQHNNNKQQQQQTTTILPRVASGPSTSRASSLWRHAIRLVSTSKPAPKLPQVASRTYRPKRTALETTASPGHNLIFTTLTTFPRSLFSRRTTDYVSHRLLQHFDQLHQ; this comes from the coding sequence ATGTACTACTCGAACCTCTACCAAGACCCTCTTTATCAGGTGGCCCAGAAGTCTCCATCTACCGACTCTCGGTCGTCTGATTCTGCGTCCACGACACCCACGACACCCACAAGCACACATGATTTCGTGTACCCGTCCAACTACCAGTATCTCTCGTACAAACATACTAACCCGTCCAGGCGCAACCAAGGCCCGTCAGACGACATTCCGCCGGTGCCTGAAATGCCGCCCATCGAGGCGCTAGACTTGAGCCCCTCAGGAACTGGAAACACCGCCACCACCGCAACAGCAACTTACCCCAACGTCGCGCTCAGCAAACGACGTTCGCAGGCACACATCAACAGAGACTCCAATTCTTCAGGATCGGTCTCTTCGCGACGCATGTACGACCAACGTCATCAGcaacacaacaacaacaaacaacaacaacaacaaacaacaacaatacTACCAAGAGTCGCGTCAGGACCTTCGACCAGTCGAGCCTCTTCACTTTGGAGACACGCAATCCGACTCGTCTCAACTTCCAAACCTGCCCCGAAACTTCCCCAAGTCGCTAGCAGAACATACAGACCGAAGCGAACGGCGCTGGAAACAACCGCCTCCCCAGGTCACAACCTCATATTCACGACTCTCACCACCTTCCCAAGGTCCCTCTTCTCCCGGAGAACAACAGACTACGTCTCCCACAGGCTTCTCCAGCACTTTGATCAACTCCATCAGTAA
- a CDS encoding uncharacterized protein (Compare to YALI0F19360g, similar to Saccharomyces cerevisiae SSM4 (YIL030C); ancestral locus Anc_7.198, some similarities with uniprot|P40318 Saccharomyces cerevisiae YIL030c SSM4 involved in mRNA turnover): protein METCRICRCEETPEEPLFYPCKCSGSIKYVHQGCLQEWLTTSKKGQVCELCNTKFLFTKIYSPDMPRDIPLGLFSHQLSISVLKSTKTWLRYFLVACKWLILFPIITSGFFFKIFKFTHQLFIEESLVDNISTFPLGRALLPQFFFTDGGLYSGLFVMTFEGLVITSAYLLTVIVPFFVREWVLNCFAFRQELDRIQEEDIKQRHAQAVVDVMRRIGGEGANEDVENVIDALNQFQQDQRNNVQHDRQVLEEMRRMQDQINRLEDQREQQARAARRDDDELAALDAAAEDNTLMAFLGFTGPLKALWQATFTAYTLYFGFTVILLFSPYTIGRATMFTIEKNVDTINYCIDAIQGIIMKFLRGVFGSTWFPISDELTSYNTKFYNPTTFGAHAFEVLVGYTFVASLVYLYMKISKPKLSVDAKQLLKLLEAIVKVITMFGVELLVFPFCCGLLLHVSILPLFGNFSDLWWERLAQFSMFPLTNIVLHWVIGTFYMIQFAMFVSMCRGQMRPGVLYFVRNPNDPSYQPVQEVLEKSMYFQFKRIIISGGMYAVFIGLCIGIVTFAYQKLLSDKAGLLPLSLDVALGDFWLSKPFFHVGLHVCLSLWLSSQIDGKQVANYTWTQILKRTCAVLSLSSFIFNDDQNSEQDPKGSFVRAPCSDSVSLRKSKNFFVEVTKDDVPIIPEKIPRTETNAEADADSGSIASNTDTATETTGATENGEEVPPLTSSDYVVVYTPPRFQPRILALLCTIWICGALCITGLVAAPILTGRFLYSVILNNLWSEFSDIEAFSIGAPIAAGFYLVASTKSGAIASRFVLVFLSGIALLIATSAACEMYVLRVVDIFIDSDTSTVARAISMGFMVLVAAKYAPSLHVPVLGPLFTQTFQNGIRTCNLKALSKLVITSSALSLLVVALPAMIGLVLDGFFQTHFIHIAIYPVILALSIIPVVWGQVFQFLELYEAQIRDKLYTTGERLHNRE from the coding sequence ATGGAAACGTGTCGTATCTGCAGGTGTGAGGAAACACCAGAGGAGCCACTCTTCTACCCGTGCAAATGTTCCGGAAGTATCAAATACGTCCATCAGGGTTGCTTACAGGAGTGGCTGACCACATCGAAGAAGGGTCAGGTGTGCGAGCTATGCAACACGAAGTTCCTCTTCACCAAAATATACTCACCAGACATGCCCAGGGACATTCCTCTGGGTCTCTTCTCACACCAATTATCGATATCCGTGCTCAAGAGCACGAAAACGTGGTTGCGATATTTTCTGGTGGCTTGCAAGTGGTTGATTCTTTTCCCCATCATCACAAGTGGCTTCTTTTTCAAAATCTTCAAGTTCACGCACCAGCTCTTCATCGAGGAATCGCTAGTGGACAATATCAGTACCTTCCCCCTCGGTAGAGCACTGTTGCCCCAGTTCTTCTTCACAGATGGAGGTCTTTACAGTGGGCTCTTTGTCATGACATTCGAGGGTCTTGTCATCACCAGTGCATATCTCCTAACCGTGATTGTCCCTTTCTTTGTGCGTGAGTGGGTACTCAACTGCTTCGCCTTCCGACAGGAGCTCGACCGTatccaggaggaggatatcAAGCAGAGACACGCTCAGGCCGTAGTTGACGTGATGCGACGcattggaggagaaggcgcCAACGAAGACGTGGAAAATGTCATTGACGCCCTCAACCAGTTCCAGCAGGATCAACGAAACAACGTCCAGCACGACCGACAGGTGCTGGAAGAGATGCGACGAATGCAGGATCAGATTAACCGACTAGAGGATCAGAGAGAACAGCAGGCGCGGGCTGCTCGGCgtgatgacgacgagctggCTGCATTAGATGCTGCCGCGGAAGACAATACTCTGATGGCATTTTTGGGCTTCACAGGTCCCCTCAAGGCGTTGTGGCAAGCTACATTCACTGCATACACTCTTTACTTTGGATTCACAGTCATTCTGCTCTTTTCTCCCTACACTATTGGCCGCGCTACCATGTTTACTATCGAGAAGAATGTCGATACGATAAACTATTGCATTGATGCCATCCAGGGCATAATCATGAAGTTCCTGCGAGGAGTATTTGGCTCTACTTGGTTCCCCATATCCGACGAGCTTACTTCTTACAACACAAAATTCTACAATCCCACAACTTTCGGAGCACATGCCTTTGAGGTTCTTGTTGGATACACCTTTGTTGCCTCGCTGGTCTACCTGTACATGAAGATCTCCAAGCCTAAACTCTCTGTGGACGCcaagcagcttctcaagcttctggaggccaTAGTAAAGGTCATTACCATGTTTGGCGTTGAGTTGTTGGTATTCCCCTTCTGTTGTGGCCTGCTTCTGCATGTGTCCATTCTGCCTCTATTTGGTAACTTCAGCGATCTCTGGTGGGAGCGACTGGCTCAGTTTAGCATGTTTCCTCTTACAAACATTGTTCTCCACTGGGTCATTGGTACCTTCTACATGATCCAGTTCGccatgtttgtgtccatGTGCCGAGGTCAGATGCGACCCGGTGTTTTGTACTTTGTGCGAAACCCCAATGATCCTTCTTACCAGCCGGTCCAAGAGGTGCTGGAAAAGTCAATGTACTTCCAGTTCAAGCGTATCATCATTTCTGGAGGAATGTACGCTGTCTTCATTGGATTGTGCATTGGAATTGTCACCTTTGCATACCAAAAGTTGCTTTCTGACAAGGCAGGCCTGCTGCCTTTGTCGCTTGATGTTGCTCTAGGGGATTTCTGGCTCAGCAAGCCCTTCTTCCACGTGGGTCTTCACGtgtgtctgtctctttGGCTGTCTTCCCAAATCGATGGAAAGCAGGTTGCAAACTACACTTGGACTCAAATTCTGAAGCGAACTTGCGCAGTGCTCTCCCTCTCGTCTTTCATCTTCAACGACGACCAGAACAGTGAGCAGGATCCCAAGGGCTCCTTTGTGCGGGCTCCTTGTTCGGATTCTGTTTCCCTGAGAAAATCTAAGAACTTCTTTGTGGAAGTGACAAAGGATGACGTTCCCATTATTCCGGAGAAGATCCCCAGAACCGAGACGAACGCTGAGGCTGATGCCGACTCCGGCTCCATTGCCAGtaacacagacactgcAACTGAGACCACAGGCGCAACTGAGAATGGGGAAGAGGTCCCTCCGTTGACTTCTTCGGATTATGTGGTTGTCTATACTCCCCCCCGGTTCCAACCCAGAATTTTGGCACTTCTGTGCACCATATGGATCTGCGGTGCTCTCTGTATCACTGGTCTTGTAGCTGCCCCTATTCTCACTGGACGATTCCTCTACTCCGTAATTCTCAACAATCTCTGGAGCGAGTTTTCCGACATTGAGGCCTTCTCCATCGGTGCTCCAATTGCAGCTGGTTTCTACCTGGTCGCCTCCACCAAGTCGGGGGCTATCGCTTCGCGATTCGTGCTCGTCTTCCTCTCTGGTATTGCTCTGTTGATTGCCACATCGGCTGCTTGCGAGATGTATGTTCTGCGAGTCGTGGACATCTTCATAGATTCCGACACATCTACCGTCGCCCGAGCCATTTCTATGGGCTTCATGGTTCTGGTCGCAGCGAAATATGCTCCTTCCCTGCATGTTCCTGTACTTGGCCCTCTATTCACGCAAACCTTCCAGAACGGAATCCGAACCTGCAATCTCAAGGCTCTTTCCAAGCTGGTGATCACCTCGTCGGCATTATCTCTGCTGGTGGTGGCTCTTCCCGCCATGATTGGCCTTGTGCTTGACGGATTCTTCCAGACACATTTTATCCACATTGCCATTTACCCCGTGATCCTGGCTCTCTCCATTATCCCCGTCGTGTGGGGTCAGGTGTTCCAATTCCTAGAGCTCTACGAGGCCCAGATTCGAGACAAGTTGTACACGACTGGAGAGAGGCTGCATAACCGGGAATAA
- a CDS encoding uncharacterized protein (Truncated form of YALI0F19316g, no similarity): MGTVKSSVFWREQEARDKLRMLCAPAENAENATTFDEIVEFGFPVGIPTSPNDIGLGARQMTLHVTLSPAAMRDRDEVLYGWQKELATGTNNNSNPTVDDVSTYQQSNYDDDRLRGQQALLSGSTGTGGMKRVFGKLKKKAPANSSIMITSADVQ; encoded by the coding sequence ATGGGAACAGTCAAGAGCTCAGTCTTCTGGCGGGAACAGGAGGCACGCGACAAGCTGCGAATGCTATGCGCTCCTGCGGAAAATGCAGAAAACGCTACAACCTTTGATGAGATTGTTGAATTCGGCTTCCCCGTTGGCATTCCAACGTCGCCCAATGATATCGGATTGGGAGCTCGACAGATGACTCTACACGTGACTCTGTCGCCAGCAGCCATGCGTGATCGAGACGAGGTTCTTTATGGCTggcagaaggagctggctACCGGAACCAACAACAATTCAAACCCTACCGTGGACGATGTGTCTACATACCAGCAGTCAAATtacgacgacgacagaTTGCGTGGACAGCAAGCTCTTCTCAGCGGATCCACGGGAACAGGAGGAATGAAGCGTGTATttggcaagctcaagaaaAAGGCACCTGCAAACAGCAGTATTATGATCACCTCAGCCGACGTTCAATAA
- a CDS encoding uncharacterized protein (similar to Saccharomyces cerevisiae VMA9 (YCL005W-A); ancestral locus Anc_1.413), protein MGGWTVIIVLALVVGLCFGAWVFAPKGDNQTVWRSSLILAMAMMYLMWAITYLAQLHPLVRPTRSDLRPEFAEHE, encoded by the exons ATGGGAGG CTGGACTGTTATCATTGTATTGGCACTTGTCGTGGGTCTTTGTTTTGGTGCCTGGGTGTTCGCACCTAAGGGCGACAATCAGAC CGTCTGGAGATCTTCGTTGATCCTTGCCATGGCCATGATGTACCTAATGTGGGCAATCACATACCTCGCCCAGCTACACCCTCTAGTGCGACCTACTCGAAGCGACTTGCGACCCGAGTTTGCCGAGCACGAATAA
- a CDS encoding uncharacterized protein (Compare to YALI0F19250g, similar to Saccharomyces cerevisiae DFM1 (YDR411C); ancestral locus Anc_5.513, weakly similar to uniprot|Q12743 Saccharomyces cerevisiae YDR411c): MIYTLCDMAQLSGVWSACPFLKQVPPATKLLTITTVSVFILSRLGFLSPYFPYNQWSTLFQTWELWRPFTALIAIQGSAIPAFYTAYQMYSYSNDLEANHYGGITAKYAWWLTFISLFIWIGDYLLINSPFYTRAFMMALTYAWVQDHKYNQVSFYFVSFSAKFLLPVNLFISLLDDPSDLYPCILGIVAAHTFYFLDTIYPSVYPTYGKFRIVEPPQFYYTLLGTESSAYTSNMGTGSQAPTNPAGASNAWGLGGGPVGGAAADGATTTGASVRSEGSGSFSGRGQRLGT; the protein is encoded by the exons ATGATATATACATTGTGTGATATGGCACAGTTGAGTGGTGTCTGGAGTGCGTGTCC ATTCCTGAAACAGGTTCCACCGGCTACCAAGCTCCTGACCATCACCACTGTGTCAGTATTTATTCTGTCACGACTGGGATTCCTCAGCCCATACTTCCCCTACAATCAATGGAGCACATTGTTTCAGACCTGGGAGCTCTGGCGTCCCTTCACAGCCCTCATCGCTATACAGGGCAGTGCTATTCCCGCCTTCTACACGGCGTACCAAATGTACAGCTACTCCAATGACCTCGAGGCCAACCACTACGGAGGGATCACAGCCAAGTACGCGTGGTGGCTCACCTTTATCTCTCTATTCATCTGGATCGGAGACTATCTGCTCATCAACTCGCCCTTCTACACCCGTGCCTTCATGATGGCACTCACCTATGCTTGGGTCCAGGATCACAAGTATAACCAGGTGTCGTTCTACTTTGTCAGCTTCTCGGCCAAGTTCCTGCTCCCTGTCAACCTTTTCATCTCCCTGCTCGACGACCCTTCCGATCTCTACCCTTGCATTCTTGGCATTGTGGCTGCCCACACTTTCTACTTTCTCGACACCATCTACCCCTCCGTGTACCCTACTTACGGCAAGTTCCGAATTGTCGAACCCCCCCAGTTCTACTACACTCTTCTGGGGACTGAATCGTCGGCATACACTTCCAACATGGGCACCGGCTCGCAGGCTCCTACCAACCCTGCTGGTGCTTCCAATGCCTGGGGGTTGGGCGGTGGCCCTGTCGGCGGAGCCGCTGCAGATGGTGCTACTACTACTGGTGCTTCTGTCAGAAGTGAGGGCTCCGGTAGCTTCTCTGGTCGTGGCCAGCGACTTGGTACATAA
- a CDS encoding uncharacterized protein (Compare to YALI0F19272g, similar to Saccharomyces cerevisiae STP22 (YCL008C); ancestral locus Anc_1.412, uniprot|Q6C148 and uniprot|CAD48920 Yarrowia lipolytica YALI0F19272g VSP23 vacuolar protein sorting): MALPPALTQWLRNVLLPEYPHLDRTYNDTLDALTRYPTLRPRTSVYTDEYGKPALLLCLHGTVPSVIAGDTYKIPVEVWVPHRYPDEGPFAYVRPTSTMMLSPGNYVDNNGRCYHPYISEWGSDPQNTNLATFLRVLSDIFSKEPPVYSRPTPEYGPPPTYPSQNDQQQTHQMQRPPPLAPQSGMPIQPVQTGQHAVPPVPNRTGQHIQQQPMRTGPVDLGGSSTHASEAVPPLPPKPPQQWNQGAVPQPPAQYAQYAQHAQHPLQASHHPQARGGPLSQQFTPHHRSRASRTDIMDMDTAKSSDEPAPPKPPNPERMKALDDLHSQLKKEADAIQANVQADDAQIEGLWMKLSSLEAGVSSEVLLLRQLEAQADKNNKILSDKMDQARRVITQARACEIPDIDSAVCAENVVFNQLYDLTAQEQAIDDTIYALSLALDREKITVEPFMKHVRNLAREKFIKVATIDKIAVGAGLK, translated from the exons ATGGCGCTTCCGCCGGCGCTCACCCAGTGGTTACGGAACGTGCTTCTTCCG GAATACCCCCATTTGGACCGCACATACAACGACACTCTTGACGCTCTCACACGCTACCCGACACTTCGGCCTCGAACCAGTGTTTACA CCGATGAGTATGGCAAACCAGCACTACTGTTATGTTTGCATGGAACAGTGCCTTCAGTGATTGCTGGAGACACATACAAGATCCCCGTGGAGGTCTGGGTGCCACATCGGTATCCCGACGAAGGACCTTTTGCATACGTCAGACCGACCAGCACCATGATGCTGAGCCCGGGAAACTACGTGGACAACAACGGACGGTGCTATCACCCCTACATCAGCGAATGGGGTTCGGATCCCCAGAATACGAACCTGGCTACCTTCCTGAGGGTGCTGTCAGACATTTTCAGTAAGGAACCTCCTGTTTACAGTCGTCCTACACCTGAATACGGACCTCCACCTACCTATCCCTCTCAGAACGACCAGCAACAGACACACCAGATGCAGCGTCCTCCGCCTTTGGCCCCACAATCGGGTATGCCAATCCAGCCTGTTCAAACTGGCCAGCATGCTGTGCCACCTGTGCCCAACCGCACAGGTCAACATATTCAGCAACAGCCCATGCGTACGGGTCCTGTAGATCTGGGTGGCTCTTCGACTCATGCTTCCGAAGCAGTGCCTCCCCTTCCGCCCAAGCCACCGCAGCAATGGAACCAGGGCGCCGTACCTCAGCCACCGGCCCAGTATGCTCAGTATGCTCAGCATGCTCAGCACCCTCTCCAGGCCAGCCACCACCCTCAGGCACGCGGCGGTCCTCTTTCTCAGCAGTTCACTCCTCACCACAGATCCCGTGCTTCCCGCACAGATATCATGGACATGGACACCGCAAAGTCTTCTGACGAACCGGCTCCACCTAAACCCCCTAACCCTGAGCGAATGAAGGCCTTAGATGACCTACACTCTCAGCTGAAGAAAGAAGCGGATGCCATCCAGGCAAACGTGCAAGCAGATGATGCCCAGATTGAAGGTCTCTGGATGAAACTCAGCTCTCTGGAAGCAGGCGTGTCTTCGGAAGTACTGCTGCTCAGACAACTGGAAGCGCAGGCagacaaaaacaacaagaTCCTGTCAGACAAAATGGACCAGGCTCGTCGAGTCATTACACAGGCCAGAGCCTGCGAGATCCCAGATATCGACTCGGCTGTTTGTGCAGAGAATGTGGTCTTCAACCAACTGTACGATCTGACTGCCCAGGAACAAGCCATTGACGACACTATTTATGCTCTCAGTCTTGCTCTTGACCGAGAAAAGATCACCGTTGAGCCGTTCATGAAGCATGTTAGAAACCTGGCCCGCGAGAAGTTCATCAAGGTTGCCACGATTGATAAAATCGCCGTTGGCGCTGGCCTCAAGTAG